The following coding sequences are from one Onychomys torridus chromosome 14, mOncTor1.1, whole genome shotgun sequence window:
- the Ifrd1 gene encoding interferon-related developmental regulator 1 isoform X1 — MPKNKKRNAPHRGGGGGGGSGAATAAATAGGPHRTVQPFSDEDASIETMSHCSGCSDPSSFAEDGHSVGFYSVGPEVLDEEGTQEDLEYKLKGLIDLTLDKSAKTRQAALEGVKNALSSKVLYEFVLERRMTLTDSIERCLKKGKSDEQRAAASLASVLCVQLGPGFESEEILKTLGPVLKKIICDGTASIQARQTCATCFGVCCFIATDDITELYSTLECLEAIFTKSYLKEKDANVICSSPNIGLHISSLLAWTLLLTICPISEVKKKLELHFHKLPSLLSCDDVNMRIAAGESLALLFELARGMDSDFFYEDMESLTQMLRALATDGNKHRAKVDKRKQRSVFRDVLRAVEERDFPTETVKFGPERMYIDSWVKKHTYDTFKEVLGSGMQYHLQTNEFLRNVFELGPPVMLDAATLKTMKISRFERHLYNSAAFKARTKARSKCRDKRADVGEFF, encoded by the exons GTGGCCCGCATCGGACAGTCCAGCCTTTCAGTGATGAAGACGCGTCCATCGAGACCATGAGTCACTGCAGTGGCTGCAGCGACCCTTCCAGTTTCGCCGAGGATG GTCACAGTGTTGGTTTCTATTCTGTAGGACCAGAAGTCCTCGATGAGGAAGGAACTCAAGAAGACTTAGAGTACAAATTGAAGGGATTAATTGACCTAACTCTTGATAAGAG TGCAAAGACAAGACAGGCAGCTCTTGAAGGTGTTAAAAATGCACTGTCTTCCAAAGTGCTGTATGAGTTTGTTCTGGAGAGAAGAATGACTTTAACTGATAGCATTGAGCGCTGTCTGAAAAAAG GAAAGAGTGACGAGCAGCGTGCAGCTGCatccctggcatctgttcttTGTGTTCAGTTGGGCCCTGGATTTGAGAGTGAAGAGATTTTAAAGACTCTTGGACCAGtcctaaaaaaaatcatttgtgatGGGACAGCTAGTATCCAGGCTAGGCAAACT TGTGCAACTTGCTTTGGGGTTTGCTGTTTTATTGCCACAGATGACATCACT GAGCTGTATTCAACTTTGGAATGCTTGGAAGCTATTTTCACCAAGTCCTATCTTAAAGAGAAAGATGCTAATGTTATCTGCAGCAGCCCTAATATAGGGCTCCACATCAGCTCCCTTCTTGCATGGACCTTATTACTGACCATATGCCCAATCAGTGAAGTGAAGAAAAAGCTGGAact GCATTTCCATAAACTTCCAAGCCTCCTTTCTTGTGATGATGTAAACATGAGAATTGCTGCTGGCGAATCTTTGGCACTTCTGTTTGAGTTGGCCAGAGGAATGGATAGT GACTTTTTTTATGAAGACATGGAGTCTTTGACCCAGATGCTCCGGGCTCTGGCTACAGATGGCAATAAGCACCGTGCCAAAGTGGACAAGAGGAAGCAGCGGTCCGTCTTCAGAGACGTCCTGCGGGCCGTGGAG GAACGGGATTTTCCAACAGAAACTGTTAAGTTTGGTCCTGAACGCATGTATATTGATAGCTGGGTCAAAAAACATACCTATGACACCTTTAAGGAGGTTCTTGGATCAGGGATGCAGTACCACTTGCAG ACAAATGAATTCCTTCGCAATGTATTTGAACTTGGACCCCCTGTGATGCTTGATGCTGCAACACTTAAGACCATGAAGATTTCTCGTTTTGAaagg cATTTATATAACTCTGCAGCTTTCAAAGCTCGAACAAAAGCTCGAAGCAAATGCCGAGATAAGAGAGCAGATGTTGGAGAATTCTTCTAG
- the Ifrd1 gene encoding interferon-related developmental regulator 1 isoform X2 — translation MPKNKKRNAPHRGGGGGGGSGAATAAATAGGPHRTVQPFSDEDASIETMSHCSGCSDPSSFAEDGPEVLDEEGTQEDLEYKLKGLIDLTLDKSAKTRQAALEGVKNALSSKVLYEFVLERRMTLTDSIERCLKKGKSDEQRAAASLASVLCVQLGPGFESEEILKTLGPVLKKIICDGTASIQARQTCATCFGVCCFIATDDITELYSTLECLEAIFTKSYLKEKDANVICSSPNIGLHISSLLAWTLLLTICPISEVKKKLELHFHKLPSLLSCDDVNMRIAAGESLALLFELARGMDSDFFYEDMESLTQMLRALATDGNKHRAKVDKRKQRSVFRDVLRAVEERDFPTETVKFGPERMYIDSWVKKHTYDTFKEVLGSGMQYHLQTNEFLRNVFELGPPVMLDAATLKTMKISRFERHLYNSAAFKARTKARSKCRDKRADVGEFF, via the exons GTGGCCCGCATCGGACAGTCCAGCCTTTCAGTGATGAAGACGCGTCCATCGAGACCATGAGTCACTGCAGTGGCTGCAGCGACCCTTCCAGTTTCGCCGAGGATG GACCAGAAGTCCTCGATGAGGAAGGAACTCAAGAAGACTTAGAGTACAAATTGAAGGGATTAATTGACCTAACTCTTGATAAGAG TGCAAAGACAAGACAGGCAGCTCTTGAAGGTGTTAAAAATGCACTGTCTTCCAAAGTGCTGTATGAGTTTGTTCTGGAGAGAAGAATGACTTTAACTGATAGCATTGAGCGCTGTCTGAAAAAAG GAAAGAGTGACGAGCAGCGTGCAGCTGCatccctggcatctgttcttTGTGTTCAGTTGGGCCCTGGATTTGAGAGTGAAGAGATTTTAAAGACTCTTGGACCAGtcctaaaaaaaatcatttgtgatGGGACAGCTAGTATCCAGGCTAGGCAAACT TGTGCAACTTGCTTTGGGGTTTGCTGTTTTATTGCCACAGATGACATCACT GAGCTGTATTCAACTTTGGAATGCTTGGAAGCTATTTTCACCAAGTCCTATCTTAAAGAGAAAGATGCTAATGTTATCTGCAGCAGCCCTAATATAGGGCTCCACATCAGCTCCCTTCTTGCATGGACCTTATTACTGACCATATGCCCAATCAGTGAAGTGAAGAAAAAGCTGGAact GCATTTCCATAAACTTCCAAGCCTCCTTTCTTGTGATGATGTAAACATGAGAATTGCTGCTGGCGAATCTTTGGCACTTCTGTTTGAGTTGGCCAGAGGAATGGATAGT GACTTTTTTTATGAAGACATGGAGTCTTTGACCCAGATGCTCCGGGCTCTGGCTACAGATGGCAATAAGCACCGTGCCAAAGTGGACAAGAGGAAGCAGCGGTCCGTCTTCAGAGACGTCCTGCGGGCCGTGGAG GAACGGGATTTTCCAACAGAAACTGTTAAGTTTGGTCCTGAACGCATGTATATTGATAGCTGGGTCAAAAAACATACCTATGACACCTTTAAGGAGGTTCTTGGATCAGGGATGCAGTACCACTTGCAG ACAAATGAATTCCTTCGCAATGTATTTGAACTTGGACCCCCTGTGATGCTTGATGCTGCAACACTTAAGACCATGAAGATTTCTCGTTTTGAaagg cATTTATATAACTCTGCAGCTTTCAAAGCTCGAACAAAAGCTCGAAGCAAATGCCGAGATAAGAGAGCAGATGTTGGAGAATTCTTCTAG
- the Ifrd1 gene encoding interferon-related developmental regulator 1 isoform X3 produces the protein MSHCSGCSDPSSFAEDGHSVGFYSVGPEVLDEEGTQEDLEYKLKGLIDLTLDKSAKTRQAALEGVKNALSSKVLYEFVLERRMTLTDSIERCLKKGKSDEQRAAASLASVLCVQLGPGFESEEILKTLGPVLKKIICDGTASIQARQTCATCFGVCCFIATDDITELYSTLECLEAIFTKSYLKEKDANVICSSPNIGLHISSLLAWTLLLTICPISEVKKKLELHFHKLPSLLSCDDVNMRIAAGESLALLFELARGMDSDFFYEDMESLTQMLRALATDGNKHRAKVDKRKQRSVFRDVLRAVEERDFPTETVKFGPERMYIDSWVKKHTYDTFKEVLGSGMQYHLQTNEFLRNVFELGPPVMLDAATLKTMKISRFERHLYNSAAFKARTKARSKCRDKRADVGEFF, from the exons ATGAGTCACTGCAGTGGCTGCAGCGACCCTTCCAGTTTCGCCGAGGATG GTCACAGTGTTGGTTTCTATTCTGTAGGACCAGAAGTCCTCGATGAGGAAGGAACTCAAGAAGACTTAGAGTACAAATTGAAGGGATTAATTGACCTAACTCTTGATAAGAG TGCAAAGACAAGACAGGCAGCTCTTGAAGGTGTTAAAAATGCACTGTCTTCCAAAGTGCTGTATGAGTTTGTTCTGGAGAGAAGAATGACTTTAACTGATAGCATTGAGCGCTGTCTGAAAAAAG GAAAGAGTGACGAGCAGCGTGCAGCTGCatccctggcatctgttcttTGTGTTCAGTTGGGCCCTGGATTTGAGAGTGAAGAGATTTTAAAGACTCTTGGACCAGtcctaaaaaaaatcatttgtgatGGGACAGCTAGTATCCAGGCTAGGCAAACT TGTGCAACTTGCTTTGGGGTTTGCTGTTTTATTGCCACAGATGACATCACT GAGCTGTATTCAACTTTGGAATGCTTGGAAGCTATTTTCACCAAGTCCTATCTTAAAGAGAAAGATGCTAATGTTATCTGCAGCAGCCCTAATATAGGGCTCCACATCAGCTCCCTTCTTGCATGGACCTTATTACTGACCATATGCCCAATCAGTGAAGTGAAGAAAAAGCTGGAact GCATTTCCATAAACTTCCAAGCCTCCTTTCTTGTGATGATGTAAACATGAGAATTGCTGCTGGCGAATCTTTGGCACTTCTGTTTGAGTTGGCCAGAGGAATGGATAGT GACTTTTTTTATGAAGACATGGAGTCTTTGACCCAGATGCTCCGGGCTCTGGCTACAGATGGCAATAAGCACCGTGCCAAAGTGGACAAGAGGAAGCAGCGGTCCGTCTTCAGAGACGTCCTGCGGGCCGTGGAG GAACGGGATTTTCCAACAGAAACTGTTAAGTTTGGTCCTGAACGCATGTATATTGATAGCTGGGTCAAAAAACATACCTATGACACCTTTAAGGAGGTTCTTGGATCAGGGATGCAGTACCACTTGCAG ACAAATGAATTCCTTCGCAATGTATTTGAACTTGGACCCCCTGTGATGCTTGATGCTGCAACACTTAAGACCATGAAGATTTCTCGTTTTGAaagg cATTTATATAACTCTGCAGCTTTCAAAGCTCGAACAAAAGCTCGAAGCAAATGCCGAGATAAGAGAGCAGATGTTGGAGAATTCTTCTAG